In Gossypium arboreum isolate Shixiya-1 chromosome 6, ASM2569848v2, whole genome shotgun sequence, the following are encoded in one genomic region:
- the LOC108486774 gene encoding 11-oxo-beta-amyrin 30-oxidase-like has protein sequence MLFPYYFPINQTPQSQIKTHPPTTIKLFNFNFSFFFSFHRNCIHLISSHPIPSIKIQTFSINFPTYETNCLKKKKEKRKMNPFLCFVLQAWNPSSCQVSSMETSRFLRDYAVWEINAFLWISLITITYFLSYKLFKLFKLWNQACKIPGPPPPSFYGHFTSLSKQNLTEVLSDSHEEYGSIVKLWLSPKQLLVSIKEPEIIKEMLLKAKDKLPLTGKAFNLAFGRSTLFASSFDKVESRRESLASELNVRLLDRANLIPTKAVDHIMAELHQHMTKGSINCKMTSQHMAFTLLGATIFGDTFLSWSKSTIYEELLMMVAKDACFWASYSVIPFWKQGFWRYRRLCTELKWLTQDLFQQYSKYRQYHHVEPSANLGMEAGVFLQDNISLQEINGRLNVRDESCCTIMSLLFHGCLTTGGLINNMLMRLVTHPEIQHKIYSEIIMAKKGSEDKAQPVVEKMPLLLATIYESARVMPAGPLLQRCSLKHDLRLKSGVIVPAGAILVVPMQLVQTDDSSWGNDAGKFNPYRFLSKTEKTSASENMDASIAGHTEEHKDQRKCTFVLKDPNKNPTFLPFGSGARACVCQKFVIQGVATLFASLLEQYEVRLRSGSKTDSKPSTNYSMSQDFLSSELVFARRNN, from the exons ATGCTTTTCCCATATTATTTTCCCATCAATCAAACACCCCAAAGTCAAATAAAAACACACCCCCCCACAACCATAAAGCTTTTTAACTTcaatttttccttctttttctcttttcacAGGAACTGCATCCATCTCATCTCATCTCATCCAATTCCTTCAATCAAAATCCAAACCTTTTCCATCAATTTCCCTACTTATGAAACAAActgtttgaaaaagaaaaaagaaaaaagaaagatgaacccTTTCCTTTGCTTTGTTTTACAAGCATGGAATCCTAGCTCTTGTCAAGTTTCCTCCATGGAAACTTCTCGTTTTCTCAGAGACTATGCTGTTTGGGAAATCAATGCTTTTCTTTGGATTTCTCTTATAACTATTACTTATTTTCTTTCTTATAAGCTTTTTAAGTTGTTTAAGTTATGGAATCAAGCTTGCAAAATCCCAGGTCCTCCTCCTCCTTCCTTTTATGGTCATTTCACTAGTCTCTCCAAACAAAATCTCACAG aggTATTGTCAGATTCACACGAGGAATATGGTTCAATTGTGAAGTTATGGTTGAGTCCTAAACAGCTTTTGGTTTCAATAAAAGAACCAGAAATTATTAAAGAGATGTTGTTGAAAGCTAAGGATAAATTGCCATTAACTGGAAAGGCTTTCAATTTGGCCTTTGGAAGATCCACCCTCTTTGCTTCATCTTTTGATAag GTGGAAAGTAGAAGAGAGTCTTTGGCATCTGAATTGAATGTAAGGTTGCTTGATAGAGCAAATTTAATCCCGACCAAGGCTGTCGATCATATCATGGCTGAATTACACCAGCACATGACCAAAGGAAGTATCAATTGTAAAATGACTTCTCAGCATATGGCCTTCACTTTGCTTGGTGCTACAATATTTGGTGACACATTCTTGTCTTGGTCGAAGTCTACTATTTACGAGGAGCTCTTGATGATGGTTGCTAAAGATGCTTGCTTTTGGGCTTCGTATAGTGTCATTCCCTTTTGGAAACAAGGATTTTGGAGGTATCGACGATTATGTACAGAGTTGAAATGGCTAACTCAAGACCTTTTTCAACAGTACAGTAAATACAGGCAGTACCATCACGTGGAACCAAGCGCAAACCTTGGAATGGAGGCCGGCGTCTTTTTGCAAGATAACATTTCCCTGCAAGAGATTAATGGCCGTCTTAATGTAAGAGATGAATCTTGTTGCACTATTATGAGTTTGCTGTTTCATggatgcttaacaaccggaggtTTGATTAATAATATGTTGATGAGGCTTGTTACACATCCGGAAATACAGCATAAG ATATACTCAGAGATAATCATGGCAAAGAAAGGTTCGGAGGACAAAGCTCAACCTGTTGTAGAGAAGATGCCTTTATTGTTGGCAACTATCTATGAGTCTGCTCGTGTTATGCCAGCCGGACCTTTGCTACAGAGGTGTTCTCTGAAACACG ATTTGAGGCTTAAGTCTGGTGTAATTGTGCCGGCTGGAGCAATACTTGTCGTACCTATGCAGTTGGTGCAGACCGATGAttctagttggggaaatgatgcTGGTAAATTTAATCCATATCGTTTTCTGTCTAAGACAGAAAAGACATCCGCTTCAGAAAACATGGATGCGTCCATTGCAG GACATACTGAAGAACATAAAGATCAAAGGAAATGTACTTTTGTTTTGAAAGATCCGAATAAGAATCCGACTTTTCTTCCCTTCGGTTCTGGTGCTCGTGCTTGCGTTTGCCAGAAATTTGTCATTCAAGGAGTTGCAACGTTGTTTGCTTCCTTGCTCGAACAATACGAG GTGAGGCTTCGTTCAGGATCAAAGACAGACTCAAAACCGTCGACAAACTACTCAATGTCTCAAGATTTTCTGAGTTCCGAGCTAGTTTTCGCAAGAAGGAATAACTGA
- the LOC108485590 gene encoding cysteine proteinase inhibitor 12-like, whose product MRNPSFAISFLFSIPISILFFNNFLAESTLSSEPMATTAANLGGFRPSGGSQNSAELENLARFAVDEHNKKEKRMVEFVRVVKATEQVVAGTLHHLTVEAIDGGKKKVYEAKVWVKPWMNVKELQEFKHADDSPSFTTSDLGIKKDGHGHGLQGVPIHDPVVEDAANHALKAIQQRSNSLVPYELKEILHANAEVVEDLTKLEMVLKVKRGDKEEKLTVEVHHLSHGTFHLNRIEPHHS is encoded by the exons ATGCGAAATCCCAGTTTCGCAATCTCTTTTTTATTCTCCATACCAATTTCAATTCtcttcttcaacaatttcttagCGGAATCAACCCTCAGCTCTGAACCAATGGCAACCACCGCCGCCAATTTGGGTGGATTTCGCCCGTCCGGCGGATCCCAAAACAGCGCGGAGCTCGAAAACCTCGCTCGCTTCGCCGTCGATGAGCACAACAAGAAAGAGAAGCGAATGGTTGAGTTTGTGAGGGTGGTGAAAGCAACGGAGCAAGTTGTGGCGGGGACGCTTCACCATTTGACTGTGGAAGCCATTGATGGTGGAAAAAAGAAGGTTTATGAAGCCAAAGTGTGGGTCAAGCCATGGATGAACGTGAAGGAATTGCAGGAGTTTAAACATGCCGATGATTCCCCTTCTTTTACGACTTCGGACCTTGGTATCAAGAAAG ATGGGCATGGCCATGGATTGCAAGGTGTGCCAATACATGACCCTGTAGTTGAAGATGCTGCAAATCATGCTCTCAAAGCCATTCAGCAGAGATCAAATTCCCTTGTGCCGTATGAACTCAAAGAAATCCTTCATGCCAATGCTGAG GTGGTGGAAGATTTGACCAAACTTGAAATGGTTCTGAAGGTTAAGAGAGGAGACAAGGAAGAGAAGTTGACGGTGGAAGTACACCATTTGAGCCATGGAACTTTCCATCTCAACCGCATTGAGCCACATCACTCTTGA
- the LOC108483903 gene encoding uncharacterized protein LOC108483903 produces the protein MRKKLDTRFPAARIKKIMQADEDVGKIALAVPVLVSKALELFLQDLCDHTYEITLQRGAKTMNSLHLKHCVQSYNVFDFLRDIVSRVPDYGHGHSDATAAAAGTDDRTISRRRKATGDEVNDSDEESKRSRMHDMGHAGTSGRGRGRGRGRGRGRGARNVERDAHREIEPEPCSTLQQNNKSHSTSGMVIDDGSELKEPVKENTAAEDANQAVRNFDLNAEVDENVDTKASATAAKVAAPAPPVGVASAAAAPAAPAAAAQPSTAEPTTEAKHEEYPGWSLSDMDKIAIDPLQLARLGGRLDEDEEDYDEEG, from the exons ATGAGGAAGAAGCTCGATACCCGTTTCCCAGCT GCTCGCATTAAAAAGATTATGCAAGCAGATGAAGATGTCGGGAAGATTGCATTAGCGGTGCCCGTTTTAGTTT CAAAAGCATTGGAATTGTTTCTACAAGACCTTTGTGATCATACGTATGAGATTACTCTTCAGAGGGGAGCAAAGACCATGAATTCATTGCATTT AAAGCATTGTGTACAGAGCTACAACGTATTCGATTTTCTGAGGGACATTGTTAGCCGGGTTCCTGACTATGGTCATGGCCATTCTGATGCTACTGCTGCTGCTGCTGGTACTGATGATCGAACTATTTCGCGGAGAAG GAAAGCTACTGGAGATGAGGTCAATGACAGTGATGAAGAATCAAAGAGAAGCAGAATG CATGATATGGGTCATGCAGGCACCAGTGGCAGAGGGAGAGGCCGGGGACGAGGCAGGGGTCGTGGAAGAGGAGCTCGAAATGTGGAAAGAGATGCTCATCGTGAAATAGAACCAGAACCCTGCTCAACTCTTCAGCAAAACAACAAAAGTCATTCAACCTCAGGAATGGTGATAGATGATGGTTCCGAGTTGAAGGAACCGGTGAAAGAGAACACAGCTGCTGAAGATGCCAATCAAGCTGTTCGGAATTTTGATCTGAATGCCGAGGTAGATGAGAATGTGGATACAAAAGCCTCAGCAACTGCTGCTAAAGTTGCTGCACCTGCACCCCCAGTCGGTGTTGCTAGTGCCGCTGCTGCACCAGCAGCGCCAGCTGCAGCAGCTCAGCCTTCTACAGCAGAGCCTACAACAGAGGCCAAACATGAAGAATACCCAGGCTGGTCTCTTTCGGATATGGACAAGATAGCTATCGATCCTCTTCAACTTGCTCGGCTTGGTGGAAGGTTAGACGAGGATGAAGAAGATTATGATGAGGAAGGGTGA